A region of the Streptococcus oralis Uo5 genome:
AGACCTGATAGAGAGCTTGGTCCTCTATCCCCTGCTCAAAGTCCAGTTGATAGTAGAGGAGCGACTCCTTCCGAGTCTGACTCTTTCCCAGTTCCAAGCGGGTATCAAAAGGCGATAAATGACGAAACTTCGTTGCTTGGTCTGGAAAGGCAGATTGAGCCAAGCGCAGGGTGTCCTCCCTGTCGACCAGAACAAGGTCCACCTTAGGCAATAAATTCGCCAACTGAGGTAGTTGCTCTTGGGGATTTCGTCCGATAAAAAGGCTGAGAACCTTGGTGCTTTGGTGAGGCAATCGTTCTAAAAGGAAAGTATTATGCTGATCACATGCAGGTAGAAAATAAGTCGCTCCTTCCTCAGGGAGTTCAGCTATTTTCTTGTCAAAAAACTCCGCAATCAATTCGCCCATATCTCTGTAAGCCTCTTTTTGGAAACGAAAAGCAAAGATAGGATTGACCTCGATACGCCCCCCATCTTGCAAGTACTCTCTAAACTGCCACAATCCCTTGGGATTGAGGTAATCTTGGTAAATAGCCTGGCCCTCTTCGTAGTAAATCACACTGGAAACCAGCCCCCGATCATCCATCAGGTAGTTGGCAGACAAGAGCCCATCTTCCTTGAAATACTGAACCGTACTGATAAAACCTTCTATCCCATGCTCCACCTGAGCATAGGGCTTTCCATTTCTCAAAACTAAAATGGTAAAGGGACTGTAAACAAACTCGCAGTCCTCTTCCCACTCAATATCTCTGACCTGCAAGACCTGTGGTCGAATCTCGTGAAAATCCTGCAATTCATCAAATAAGGAATAAACCGGTGCTTCTAAAATACCTTGTCGATGGAGAAAATAGCGCAGATGCGGCTGATAGGACAGGAGGAGGACCTGTGCAGGAATCCCTTGGCGATTCATCAGGCGAATCTGATTGAAGGTATCATCAAATTCTAGCTTAAAATGAGAAAAATACCAGGGTGTCAAATCAGCATGCCAGGGACGTTCCTTGCCATACCAAGCCGGGATAATGTAATACATCAAAACCTCCTAGAATAGTGGCTGATACCTTTCATTTAGTCTGAGCGCCTGCAATTCGTCGTGAATCGTAAAGAGCATACCACTCAAAATTAAAAAGAGTCCGGGAATCATACTAACTTTTAACAAACTCTCATCCTGCAAGACAAACAAGATCGGAACTCCAGCCAAGGTAACGTTAAAGACTGCACCTATTAGAGCAAATCGGAGAACCAAGCGATTGATAAAGCGACTGGTATCCTCACCAGGATAGACTCCGTAAATGTAATCTCCTGATTGTTTCATCTGATCTGCGATCTGTTGACCACTAACATTGACAAAAGCAAAGGCAATGCTAAAGACAAAGAGGATAAGGATATAAGCATAGATCCACAAGGGTTTCCCCATCGCATACTGCTCTAGCATAGCAGAGTAGAGAGGATTGCCCTTATCCAGATGTTGAAGTAAGAGCAAGAGATAAGAAGGCAAGCCCATAAGACTCATAACATACATATAAGGCATACCACCTGCAGGATTGAGCATGATCTCCAAATACGAATAGCGTTTAAATCGAGAATGGAGGCCGATTTTATTGATAGGGATGCGGTATCGCGCTCTGTAAAAGAGAACGACAAGATAGGTAAAGAGGACGCCAAGCACTAGCAATAGAAAGAGCAGCCCAAGGGAGATCTTATGAACTTGGATCGATTGGATGATATCCTGAGGGAGAGAAGCCACCATACTGGCAAGAAGAATGACGACAGGGCCTCCAACTCCGATTGTCGCATTGATATCCGACAACCAAACCAAGAAAAAGGTCCCTGCAACCAAGAGACTAGTATTGAGGAGAAAGACCAAGAAAGGATTGTAGGGAGCTTGAACAGGAAGGTTTGTAGTCAAGGCCAAGGCCTGAATCAAGGCAATCCCTAGCGTCAAGTACATTTTTCGCCTATCCTGGACTTCTGAAGAAACTGAATTTAAGCCCAGCTTCTTCGAAAAGGAAAACATCTGCCACAAGATCATAGCTGACATCCAGGGGGAAAGTCCGATTGAAAAGAGAGAGAGGCTACGAAGATTTCCACCAGTCAGGGCTACTGAAAAATCCAGATAGGCTGCGCTTCCTCCGAGAAAATTCCGACTATTGAGGTCAACAAAGGGAAGAGCGATACGACTTCCGAGCACATAAATAAAGAGCAAAAACAGGGTGCACATCCCTTTTTTTACTGCTATCGATGAACGAAATTTTGTCACTAGCTCCTCCTTTTCATTTTATCTTTCTGTCCTGCCACACGAGGCCCATCCAGCCTTTTTATCTTAGCACATTCAAATCTCTATCTCAGTTTTCGTGAGTTTTATCATCCAGATAAGCCTTCAAAGTAGCCACCATTTCTTCTGGTCTTTCTGCTGAGAAAATACCTGCATAGGCACTTTCGGGTAGTTCCTGGGACTGGGTATTGTCAAAAGTCAAGATCGGTTTCTCAAAGTGTGAAATATAGTCATAAACAACACTCAACTTGTCATCGTGGTTAATATCGAGGTAGACATCTGTCTGCTGGATCACTTTCTCGACCAAGAGGGGGAAGGTGTTGGGATAGAGGGTCACATTTTCAAAACGTGACAAGAGCATAAGTTCCGGTGCCATCGTCGTATAGGCTGCTATGTAGAAATGCACCTCTGGCAAAGCTTGAACCAGATAGTCAATTTTCTCAAGATGCCAGGAATTGGTCAAATTAACACAAGTCATAACTGGCTGATAGACTGTGACTGGATAGTCAATTCCTGCCTGACGCCATTTTTCAGTAATGGCAGACCACTCCATCAGATGATAGTGCCACCAAACCTCACGCAAACGCCCAACCGAATGAGTATTCCAAGGTTTGTCCTGAGAGAGGAAATGCAAAATGGCTGGCAGGGGCTCTAGGGGAATCTGGAAGATAAATTCATGTCCATGTGAGGCAGCCCCACTGTCAAAGCCAATCTGAAAATTATAGTTCTGGTCCAGAGAAGTATAGCTGTCATGAAAGAGCATATTGAGGATAGACTGGTCCCCTTCACTGACATGTTGGTGTTCCCGCTCCGTCAGCTCAACTAGCTCTTGTCTCACAGCTTCTGCTCGCCATTTTTTGTTGTTTATCAAGAGAACCCCTGCATTAAAACCAACCCCAACTCCAAAACAAGATGGTGCAGCAGCTAGATAGTTTTCGCCTAAGTCCATTTCAAAGAGAGCCGTCAGATCAGCCGTCACTACCAGATCACTGTCCAAGTAAAGAACCTTGTCCTCTGCAACAAAATCAGGGATAAAGTAACGAGCAAAGGTCATGTGATTGATATGGGGCAGTTTGTTGCTCCAGTTCATCTGAAACTGGGCGCCAAGCATCTTGACATCCACTAACTCACCGCCCATTTGCTCTACTATCGGTCTGAGAGCGCGGAACCACTCCTGAGGAATATCCTGGTTAAAGATATAGACCTTGACATGGCTATTATGATAGCAGAGAGACTTAAGCGCTGTTTCAATCTGACGAATATAGGCATAATCTCCTGCGAGAACAATTGTTTTTTTCATTTAGTTTCCTTCAGTTTACAACGACTGCTTCTTTGATTCCAAAAGCGTACGGATAGACTCGATCATTTGACCTACGGCTGCTGGTGAGTAGACATGACTGTAACCACTCGAGTCATGACTAGTGGTCTCAAAAGCAAATATAGGGATTTCTCTTTGCTGCACCTCTTGGATAATGTTTGCAATTTCATCCTCATGATTGATATCCAAGTAAAAGTCAATCTTTTCCAAGACCTTTTTGACATTCATGGGATTAAAGTAAGGATAGAGGCGTACGTTCAGATGCGATTGCAAATTCATAATCTCCGGCGCAAAGTTGGTATGAGCTAGGATAGAGAACTCTACATCGGGCAGTTCTTGGATTAGGTGTTCGATTCTCTCTATGTGACACGTATTGGTAAAAATAGCGGTCGCATACTGGGGAGCTTGAACTAAAGATGCCAATCCTTTATGGAAATCACATTTTTTCATGACGATATCAGACCACTCTAGTCCGTAGTAAAACCACCAGTCCTCCCTAAAACGATTGAGGTTGATTTGGTACCAAGGCTTGTCCCCTGTATAATGGATAATCTTGGCTGTCTTCTCAGTAGCAAGAGAATCCCTATACCAAGAATCCATCTGGTAATTCCGAGCCACTGTATCCATACCAACCATAAAATTATAGGTAGCTGGCAGCGGTTTCCAACGACCTTCAAAAAGGTGATTTAACACGCCCTGATCGCCAAAAACTTGGTCATGCAGTTGGTCTGTCAAACTCAGCAAGTGCTCCGTCACCTTTTCTTGACGCCAGAGAACCACATTAATTAGCAAGACACCTGCATTAAAAGTGCTAGGAACTAGAGCATCTTCTACAGCAGCTACTGGCCAGTCTGCCATGTCTTCTAAAAAGAGTTGATCTAAGTTTGATCTAACGATGATATCCGAATCCAGGTACAAGGCTAGGTCTTCACTAACATACTGAGGAATAAAATAGCGAAAGAAAGTTGCATAACTTAGGTGGGCTAGTGGCAAATTATACCCTTTCAAACCTTGATGACTAATCTTGACATTGACGATTTTTGAGGCTAGAGGCTCTAGACGTCTCTCCATGAGCTGAAACCATTCTGATGGCAAATCATCATTGAAAACATAAAAAGTCACTGCTCGGTTATGGGCGCAGATTGACTTGATTGTTGTTTCAATCTTGTCCATATAAGCATTATCACCACCGAGTACAATGGCTTTTTGAAGCTCTTTTTTCATTTCGTCCCCTTTTCTTTTCACATTCTTTTGGCTACTTTTCTACTACTATAGTTCTGATTTTTTCGATGATTATCTCACCTTCCTATTATACCTTTTCCCCTAGTTTATTTCAAACTCAAAAGAGGATTTTCCCCTTCTCGCATATAGAAAAGCCCTTTGAAAAATTATGTTTTCAAAGGGTTTCCATTTTACTATTTATTCATTGATTTTTATATCTTATCAATGACTTTCTTCATCGTCATTCCGACCCTTCTTTGCAAGAAGACCGATACCTGTCACAGCTGCCAATGCTCCCAATAAAGCAGATGCTACCGAAGTCGACGCTCCTGTATTTGGCAAGACTTGTTTTGGCATGCTTGAAGCGGATTGACCTTGGCTTGCAATGTTTGCCATTGAGAGAGAGGTGCTTGTTGAAGTAGATACCAGAGCACTTGCTGACACAGAGCTACTAATAGAATCTGAAGTCGAAAGACTAGCGCTAATCGACGTTGACTCGCTCACTGACATACTTGCTGAAATCGAAGCACTTTCTAGAGTCGATTCACTGGCGAACATACTAGCTGAGAGTGATGCGCTCGTTGAAGTAGATTCGCTCACTGATGTACTTGCTGAGATCGAGGCACTTTCCAACGCTAACTCGTCTGCTAGCATACTTGCAGAAGTTGAAGTACTTGTTGAAGCTGATTGGCTAGCGCTCGCTGAGGCAGATTGGCTGGAGCTTGCAGACGCTGACTGACTCGAGCTTACTGAGGCGGACTGGCTTGAGCTTACTGAGGCGGATTCGCTTGAACTTACTGAGGCTGACTCACTCGCACTCACCGAAGCGGATTTGCTTGAGCTTACAGATGCAGACTCACTTGCGCTTACCGAAGTAGACTGACTTGAGCTCGCTGAAGCGGATTGACTCGCACTCACTGAAGCGGATTCACTTGTGCTTATTGAAGTAGACTGACTTGAGCTTGCAGATGCAGACTCACTCGAGCTTACTGAGACTGATTCACTCGCACTCGCTGAGGCGGATTCGCTCGAACTTACTGAAGCAGATTCGCTGGAGTTTGCAGACGCAGACTGGCTCGAACTTGCAGATGCTGATTGACTAGCGCTCGCTGAAGCGGACTGGCTCGAGCTGACTGAAGACGATTGACTTGCACTCAATGATGCAGATTGACTCGAACTTGCAGATGCAGATTCGCTTGTGCTTACTGAGGCGGATTCGCTGGTACTTACTGAAGCCGATTCACTCGAACTTACTGAGGCAGACTGGCTCGCACTCACTGAAGCGGACTGGCTGGAGCTCGCTGAAGCCGATTCGCTTGAACTTACTGAAGCTGACTGACTTGAACTTACTGATGCCGATTCACTTGAACTTACCGAAGCTGACTGGCTGGCACTTGCCGAAGCAGACTGACTTGCACTTGCAGATGCAGATTGACTGGAGCTTACAGACGCAGACTCACTCGAACTCACCGATGCTGACTCACTTGCGCTCACCGAAGCCGATTCGCTTGAACTTACTGAGGCTGATTCGCTTGCGCTCGCTGAAGCGGATTGACTTGAGCTTGCTGAGGCCGATTGGCTCGAACTTACTGAAGCCGATTCGCTTGAGCTGACTGAGACGGATTGACTGGCACTGGCTGAAGCCGATTCGCTCGAACTTGCAGATGCAGACTGACTGGCACTTACCGAAGCTGACTGGCTTGCACTCAATGATGCAGATTGACTAGAGCTTACTGAGGCAGACTGACTTGCGCTCGCTGAAGTTGATTGGCTAGCGCTGGCTGAAGCTGATCGACTTGCACTTGCTGAGGCGGATTGACTGGCGCTCACTGACGCGGATTGGCTAGTGCTCGCTGAGGCGGACTGGCTGGAGCTTGCCGACGCGGATTGGCTCGAACTTACTGAAGCCGATTCGCTCGAGCTTACAGATGCTGACTCACTTGCGCTCACTGAGGCTGATTGACTCGAACTTACTGATTCAGACTGGCTAGCGCTGGCTGAAGCGGACTGACTCGAACTTGCTGAAGCAGATTCACTTGAGCTTACTGATGCGGACTGGCTAGCACTGACTGAAGCCGATTGACTTGAGCTTACCGAAGCAGATTGGCTGGAGCTTACTGAAGCGGACTGACTCGAGCTGGCTGATGCTGATTGACTTGAGCTCACTGAGGCTGATTCACTCGAACTTACCGATGCAGACTGACTCGCGCTTACTGAAGCAGACTGGCTCGAGCTTACTGAAGCCGATTCGCTTGAGCTTACTGAGGCTGACTGGCTAGCACTCGCTGAAGCGGACTGACTGGAGCTTACAGACGCAGACTCACTCGAGCTCACTGAAGCGGACTCACTCGAACTCACTGAGGCGGATTGACTTGCACTCACCGATGCTGACTCACTTGCGCTCACCGAAGCAGACTCACTCGAACTTACTGAGGCTGATTGGCTAGCGCTCGCTGAAGCAGACTCACTCGAACTTACTGAGGCTGATTGGCTAGCGCTCGCTGAAGCGGACTGACTTGAGCTTACGGACGCTGACTGGCTCGAGCTTATTGAAGCCGATTCACTTGAGCTTACTGAAGCGGACTGGCTGGAGCTTACTGAAGCCGATTCACTTGAGCTTGCAGATGCAGACTGGCTGGAGCTTACTGAAGCCGATTCGCTTGAACTTACGGACGCTGACTGGCTGGCACTGACTGAAGCCGATTCGCTTGTGCTTACTGAGGCGGATTGACTCGAACTTACAGATGCAGATTGGCTTGAGCTTATAGATGCTGATTGGCTGGCACTGACTGAAGCCGATTCGCTTGAGCTTATAGATGCTGATTGGCTCGAACTTACAGACGCTGATTGACTCGAACTTGCTGAGGCTGATTCACTGGCACTTGCTGAGGCTGATTCACTTGCACTTACTGAAGCAGATTGACTTGAGCTTACTGAAGCTGATTGACTCGAGCTTACTGAAGCTGATTGGCTGGCACTCACTGAGGCGGACTGACTCGAACTTGCAGATGCAGATTGACTTGCGCTCACTGAAGCGGATTGACTCGAACTTGCAGATGCGGATTGACTCGAGCTTACTGAAGCAGACTGACTTGCGCTCACTGAAGCTGATTGGCTGACACTCGCTGACGCTGATTGGCTCGAACTTACTGAAGCAGACTGACTTGCGCTCACTGAAGCTGATCGACTCGCACTCGCTGAAGCGGACTGACTCGAACTTGCAGACGCTGACTGACTCGAGCTCACCGATGCTGACTCACTCGAGCTCACCGATGCTGACTGGCTAGCGCTGACTGAAGCGGATTGGCTCGAACTTACCGATGCTGACTGACTTGCGCTCACTGAAGCGGATTGGCTCGAACTTACCGATGCTGACTGACTTGCGCTCACTGAAGCGGATTGGCTAGCGCTGGCTGAAGCGGATTGACTGGCACTTACTGATGCAGATCGGCTTGAGCTGACTGAGGCAGACTGACTTGCGCTCACTGACGCTGACTGACTTGCACTTGCAGATGCAGATTGACTCGAACTCAATGAAGCAGACTGGCTAGCGCTGACTGAAGCGGATTGGCTCGCGCTGGCTGAGGCGGATTGACTTGAGCTCACTGACGCTGATTGGCTCGAACTTACTGATGCAGACTGACTCGAACTTGCTGATGCTGATTGACTAGCACTTGATGAGGCTGATTGACTTGAGCTTACTGAAGCGGACTGGCTTGCGCTGGCTGAGGCGGATTGACTTGAGCTCACTGACGCTGATCGACTAGCACTCGCTGACGCTGATTGGCTAGCACTTACTGAAGCCGATTCGCTTGCGCTAGCTGAGGTGGATTGACTGGAGCTTACTGAGGCTGATTGACTAGCACTCACTGACACTGACTGGCTAGCGCTCAATGAAGCGGATTGACTAGCACTTGCTGAAGCAGACTGGCTATTACTTACTGAAATTGACGCTTGGTTTGGCGTGATTTGTCCATTAAACGCATCTGAAACCAAACCATTCACTGTCGTACTTGCAGTCACCGGTCCACTAGGAAGTCGTCCTCCATTACGATCATATACTTTCTTCAACTCATTTGCAGTAAAGGTTACACTAGTCGAGCTCCCCGTTGCTTGTTTGGTGAATGTCTCCCCTGCAATTGTAAGAGTAACAGTCCCACCTGGAGTCACACCATCTACCGTAATCGCTTGATTTGTGAGACCACCTTTTTCGTTAAGGAACCGTTCCTCAATTCTAGGTGTCTGAGGGCGAACCTCAATCGGAATCTCTACTTCATCCGTACTTCCATCTGGATAAGTTACCACTGCAGTCAAAGTATGACGACCAGCAGACAAATTCGTATTGGTTCCAGATTTCCAAGTATAGGTTGTCTGAGTACCTGGAGTTATTCCTGTAGTCGGAAGTTCTGGGGTACCTGCTGCATTCGTAATATACTGACCAGCTTCACCAACAGAAACAGTCCCTGAATTGGCCGTTAGAGTAAAGTTTCGATTCACCTCAGCATTGATAGCTGGTTCGTACTTTTCAGACTGAGCATGGACTTCAAATTGAATTGCGGCAGGGTTGGCTGTTAAATCTTTTACAAGACCTACGTCAGTAGTATTTCCGCTAAAATTACCTTCCTGATCATAGGTGAAAACATAACGAGTCCACAAACTATTTACTGCTTGATTTTTTCCAACAGAACCCGTGATTGAAACGGTGAAAGGATTTGATGCTGTAGCATTTCCATCTTTGGCTAGTTTATTTGTCGGAACAATCATGCTGATACTTTGACCATTACTCGTAGTGAATGAGACAACAGTTGAAGTAGCCGGATAGGCCGCGGGAACAGCAGTAGGAACAAATTTTGCATGTTCAATTCGACCACTGTTATCAGTAAACTCAATGGTCGCAGAAAAATTTTCTTCTCGATAAATTTTAAATTTTTGTCCTTCTAGAACTGCGCCACCTGTAACGGTTATTTTCTGAAGTTCTGGCTTCTCTGTATCCATAGCAGCTCTGAAGCTAGCGGTATTTGAAGCTTTGGTCAAAGCTTGTCCGTTCCTGCTGTCACGAAGTCCAGAGTTGGCACGTAACACAGCATTTGCAATACTATTTCGAGCTTCTGTAGCTTTTTGTAGGATAGGAGCAAGGTCAGAAACCTCCCCTTTCAAGGCTTCTACTATCTCATTCTTCGCTAGACTAGCCTTCGTGATCGCCTCATTCGAGTTCGGAAGCCCCTGCGCTTGAGCTAGAAATTGCCCAATCTCAGCAGACAAGGCATCTAATTTCTTCCGTTTTTCTTCACTTTGCTTTTCTGTCAAGGCTACAGAAGTCATAGTCAGACTTGATTCAGCCGTCACATCTTCATTCTTTACAAGACCAGACTGACTTTGAGGCAAGGATTCTGTAGAAAAATCAACTGCTTTTAATTCTTTTGAAGGTTGTGATTCTTTCACTGTCTCCCGAGCTGACTCACTTGCTTGGTACTGACTTTGAACACCAACTGAAGCTCTCTCTGACAGACCACTATTCGCTTGATTTTGTGTTCCAAGGGAGTCACTTGAACTAGCAGTTACACTTTGACTATTTGCCAAAAATTGACTAGTAGAAGAAGATTGGCTCATCGACTGACTCATACTAGAAGAGCTTGAGGCACTGATGGACTGGCTCGTAGAGGCAGATTGACTGGCGCTCTGCGAATTGAATTCTGACAATGACTGACTTTGACTGGTAGACAAAGACAAGCTAGCAGTATCTTGATGATCCTGGGTCGTCCCTAGCACTACTGAATCTCTCGTCGCCAAGGTATCTTTTGATTCGACAGTCTTTTCAACAGCGACTGCATCATTGGCATAAACACGCGTTTGCGTCGCAGCATAACC
Encoded here:
- the asp1 gene encoding accessory Sec system protein Asp1 codes for the protein MYYIIPAWYGKERPWHADLTPWYFSHFKLEFDDTFNQIRLMNRQGIPAQVLLLSYQPHLRYFLHRQGILEAPVYSLFDELQDFHEIRPQVLQVRDIEWEEDCEFVYSPFTILVLRNGKPYAQVEHGIEGFISTVQYFKEDGLLSANYLMDDRGLVSSVIYYEEGQAIYQDYLNPKGLWQFREYLQDGGRIEVNPIFAFRFQKEAYRDMGELIAEFFDKKIAELPEEGATYFLPACDQHNTFLLERLPHQSTKVLSLFIGRNPQEQLPQLANLLPKVDLVLVDREDTLRLAQSAFPDQATKFRHLSPFDTRLELGKSQTRKESLLYYQLDFEQGIEDQALYQVLHFLSENKDTELVFGAFAASQEEMKQLETRVAEMIADQFQSQELEKEVDYQGAENPLEDNRHQSKRYSFVNMKDESELIKQLEFVRLIVDLNRQPLLYTQIAGISAGIPQINRVKTEYVSHQKNGYLLENIADFAQAAHYYLDSLQVWNDALIHSIEKIKEHTGEQFLIKLEKWLEEVKYGKEI
- a CDS encoding glycosyltransferase, whose amino-acid sequence is MKKELQKAIVLGGDNAYMDKIETTIKSICAHNRAVTFYVFNDDLPSEWFQLMERRLEPLASKIVNVKISHQGLKGYNLPLAHLSYATFFRYFIPQYVSEDLALYLDSDIIVRSNLDQLFLEDMADWPVAAVEDALVPSTFNAGVLLINVVLWRQEKVTEHLLSLTDQLHDQVFGDQGVLNHLFEGRWKPLPATYNFMVGMDTVARNYQMDSWYRDSLATEKTAKIIHYTGDKPWYQINLNRFREDWWFYYGLEWSDIVMKKCDFHKGLASLVQAPQYATAIFTNTCHIERIEHLIQELPDVEFSILAHTNFAPEIMNLQSHLNVRLYPYFNPMNVKKVLEKIDFYLDINHEDEIANIIQEVQQREIPIFAFETTSHDSSGYSHVYSPAAVGQMIESIRTLLESKKQSL
- a CDS encoding glycosyltransferase — protein: MKKTIVLAGDYAYIRQIETALKSLCYHNSHVKVYIFNQDIPQEWFRALRPIVEQMGGELVDVKMLGAQFQMNWSNKLPHINHMTFARYFIPDFVAEDKVLYLDSDLVVTADLTALFEMDLGENYLAAAPSCFGVGVGFNAGVLLINNKKWRAEAVRQELVELTEREHQHVSEGDQSILNMLFHDSYTSLDQNYNFQIGFDSGAASHGHEFIFQIPLEPLPAILHFLSQDKPWNTHSVGRLREVWWHYHLMEWSAITEKWRQAGIDYPVTVYQPVMTCVNLTNSWHLEKIDYLVQALPEVHFYIAAYTTMAPELMLLSRFENVTLYPNTFPLLVEKVIQQTDVYLDINHDDKLSVVYDYISHFEKPILTFDNTQSQELPESAYAGIFSAERPEEMVATLKAYLDDKTHEN
- a CDS encoding accessory Sec-dependent serine-rich glycoprotein adhesin; translation: MFFRRQKGEYRETDRVTRFKLIKSGKHWLRASTSLFGLFKVMRGSADTSQVKTEMVEKQEGQKLTGLDVLKGIAATGTILGGYAATQTRVYANDAVAVEKTVESKDTLATRDSVVLGTTQDHQDTASLSLSTSQSQSLSEFNSQSASQSASTSQSISASSSSSMSQSMSQSSSTSQFLANSQSVTASSSDSLGTQNQANSGLSERASVGVQSQYQASESARETVKESQPSKELKAVDFSTESLPQSQSGLVKNEDVTAESSLTMTSVALTEKQSEEKRKKLDALSAEIGQFLAQAQGLPNSNEAITKASLAKNEIVEALKGEVSDLAPILQKATEARNSIANAVLRANSGLRDSRNGQALTKASNTASFRAAMDTEKPELQKITVTGGAVLEGQKFKIYREENFSATIEFTDNSGRIEHAKFVPTAVPAAYPATSTVVSFTTSNGQSISMIVPTNKLAKDGNATASNPFTVSITGSVGKNQAVNSLWTRYVFTYDQEGNFSGNTTDVGLVKDLTANPAAIQFEVHAQSEKYEPAINAEVNRNFTLTANSGTVSVGEAGQYITNAAGTPELPTTGITPGTQTTYTWKSGTNTNLSAGRHTLTAVVTYPDGSTDEVEIPIEVRPQTPRIEERFLNEKGGLTNQAITVDGVTPGGTVTLTIAGETFTKQATGSSTSVTFTANELKKVYDRNGGRLPSGPVTASTTVNGLVSDAFNGQITPNQASISVSNSQSASASASQSASLSASQSVSVSASQSASVSSSQSTSASASESASVSASQSASASASRSASVSSSQSASASASQSASVSSSQSASSSASQSASASSSQSASVSSSQSASVSSSQSASASASQSASVSASQSASLSSSQSASASASQSASVSASQSASVSSSRSASVSASQSASASASQSASVSASQSASVSSSQSASVSASQSASVSSSQSASVSASQSASVSSSESASVSSSQSASASSSQSASASASRSASVSASQSASVSSSQSASASVSQSASVSASQSASVSSSQSASASSSQSASVSASQSASASSSQSASVSASQSASVSSSQSASVSSSQSASVSASESASASASESASASSSQSASVSSSQSASISSSESASVSASQSASISSSQSASVSSSQSASVSTSESASVSASQSASVSSSESASVSSSQSASASSSESASVSSSQSASVSSSESASISSSQSASVSSSQSASASASQSASVSSSESASASASQSASVSSSESASVSASESASVSASQSASVSSSESASVSSSESASVSSSQSASASASQSASVSSSESASVSSSQSASVSASQSASVSSSESASVSSSQSASASSSQSASVSSSQSASVSSSQSASVSASQSASVSSSESASASSSQSASASASQSESVSSSQSASVSASESASVSSSESASVSSSQSASASSSQSASASTSQSASVSASQSASASASRSASASASQSTSASASQSASVSSSQSASLSASQSASVSASQSASASSSESASASASQSVSVSSSESASVSSSQSASASSSQSASASASESASVSSSESASVSASESASVSSSESASVSSSQSASASASQSASASASQSASVSSSESASVSSSQSASVSSSESASASSSQSASVSASQSASVSSSESASVSTSESASVSTSESASASSSQSASLSASQSSSVSSSQSASASASQSASASSSQSASANSSESASVSSSESASASASESVSVSSSESASASSSQSTSISTSESASVSASQSASASSSQSTSVSASESASVSSSKSASVSASESASVSSSESASVSSSQSASVSSSQSASASSSQSASASASQSASTSTSTSASMLADELALESASISASTSVSESTSTSASLSASMFASESTLESASISASMSVSESTSISASLSTSDSISSSVSASALVSTSTSTSLSMANIASQGQSASSMPKQVLPNTGASTSVASALLGALAAVTGIGLLAKKGRNDDEESH
- the secY2 gene encoding accessory Sec system protein translocase subunit SecY2; this translates as MTKFRSSIAVKKGMCTLFLLFIYVLGSRIALPFVDLNSRNFLGGSAAYLDFSVALTGGNLRSLSLFSIGLSPWMSAMILWQMFSFSKKLGLNSVSSEVQDRRKMYLTLGIALIQALALTTNLPVQAPYNPFLVFLLNTSLLVAGTFFLVWLSDINATIGVGGPVVILLASMVASLPQDIIQSIQVHKISLGLLFLLLVLGVLFTYLVVLFYRARYRIPINKIGLHSRFKRYSYLEIMLNPAGGMPYMYVMSLMGLPSYLLLLLQHLDKGNPLYSAMLEQYAMGKPLWIYAYILILFVFSIAFAFVNVSGQQIADQMKQSGDYIYGVYPGEDTSRFINRLVLRFALIGAVFNVTLAGVPILFVLQDESLLKVSMIPGLFLILSGMLFTIHDELQALRLNERYQPLF